The proteins below are encoded in one region of Phycisphaerales bacterium:
- a CDS encoding DUF4142 domain-containing protein: protein MKMRVLLLVASAGFAVVGCDRNRDDDRYDRGVEYRSTDRTNTTFRNNTTNNNMRNDTAIRSDYRDNTTFRSDTNRTDTNMRTDNRTNINTTNRNDVNWQQNDQNRQQFGSQNQGNNNQAIRAIDKDFVTTAAASGMKEVELGRLGTRQASNEQLKQFAQKIIDDHTKANEELMTLARNKNIDVPTQLPQDHKSMVQKFNQLNGAEFDREFVTHMVQSHQKSVDLFDRQARQGEDAQVRAFAARTLPTLRQHLQMAKDLQQNLTGSDMGTPRRDPNTTPGTTPGNNNPNQPSQPINPLNPNDPMRPSNPSTPPTDPNNPDRPTTPPGGGR, encoded by the coding sequence ATGAAGATGAGAGTCCTTCTGCTGGTCGCGTCTGCTGGCTTTGCTGTCGTCGGCTGTGATCGCAACCGTGACGATGACCGCTATGACAGGGGCGTCGAGTACCGCTCCACCGACCGCACCAACACCACCTTCCGCAACAACACCACCAACAACAACATGCGGAACGACACCGCCATCCGCAGCGACTACCGCGACAACACCACCTTCCGCAGCGACACCAACCGCACAGACACCAACATGCGGACCGACAACCGCACCAACATCAACACCACCAACCGCAACGACGTCAACTGGCAGCAGAACGACCAGAACCGCCAGCAGTTCGGCAGCCAGAACCAGGGCAACAACAACCAGGCCATCCGCGCCATCGACAAGGACTTCGTCACCACCGCCGCTGCCAGCGGCATGAAGGAAGTCGAGCTCGGCCGCCTCGGCACCCGCCAGGCCAGCAACGAGCAGCTCAAGCAGTTCGCCCAGAAGATCATCGATGATCACACCAAGGCCAACGAAGAGCTGATGACCCTGGCCCGCAACAAGAACATCGACGTCCCCACGCAGCTGCCCCAGGACCACAAGAGCATGGTCCAGAAGTTCAACCAGCTCAACGGCGCCGAGTTCGACCGCGAGTTCGTGACCCACATGGTGCAGAGCCACCAGAAGTCCGTCGACCTCTTTGACCGTCAGGCCCGCCAGGGTGAGGACGCCCAGGTCCGCGCCTTCGCCGCCCGCACGCTGCCGACCCTCCGCCAGCACCTGCAGATGGCCAAGGACCTCCAGCAGAACCTCACCGGCAGCGACATGGGCACGCCGCGCCGCGACCCCAACACCACCCCCGGCACCACGCCCGGCAACAACAACCCCAACCAGCCCAGCCAGCCGATCAACCCGCTCAACCCCAACGACCCCATGCGTCCGTCCAACCCCAGCACGCCCCCGACGGACCCCAACAACCCTGACCGCCCCACCACGCCCCCCGGCGGCGGCCGCTAA
- a CDS encoding RNA-binding protein encodes MMKLYVGNLPFSTDDAQLRSLFEAHGQVVSASIIMDRDTGRPRGFGFVEMADDNEARNAIEAMNGANVDGRNIVVNEAKPREARSGGFGGGGGGGRGRGGYGGGGGGGGYGGGGGGRGRR; translated from the coding sequence ATGATGAAGCTCTATGTCGGTAACCTTCCGTTCAGCACGGACGATGCTCAGCTGCGCTCGCTGTTCGAGGCGCACGGCCAGGTCGTCTCCGCGTCCATCATCATGGACCGTGACACGGGCCGCCCCCGCGGCTTCGGGTTCGTCGAGATGGCGGATGACAACGAGGCCCGCAACGCCATCGAGGCGATGAACGGCGCCAACGTCGACGGCCGCAACATCGTCGTCAATGAGGCCAAGCCCCGCGAGGCGCGCTCGGGCGGCTTCGGTGGTGGCGGCGGCGGCGGTCGTGGCCGCGGCGGCTACGGCGGCGGCGGTGGTGGCGGCGGCTACGGCGGCGGCGGCGGCGGACGCGGTCGCCGGTGA